A section of the Pan paniscus chromosome 11, NHGRI_mPanPan1-v2.0_pri, whole genome shotgun sequence genome encodes:
- the LOC100969275 gene encoding interferon alpha-17-like: MALSFSLLMAMLVLSYKSICSLGCDLPQTHSLGNRRALILLAQMGRISPFSCLKDRHDFGFPQEEFDGNQFQKTQAISVLHEMIQQTFNLFSTEDSSAAWEQSLLEKFYIELFQQLNDLEACVIQEVGVEETPLMNEDSILAVRKYFQRITLYLMEKKYSPCAWEVVRAEIMRSFSFSTNLKKGLRRKD; encoded by the coding sequence ATGGCCCTGTCCTTTTCTTTACTGATGGCCATGCTGGTGCTCAGCTACAAATCCATCTGTTCTCTgggctgtgatctgcctcagaCCCACAGCCTGGGTAATAGGAGGGCCTTGATACTCCTGGCACAAATGGGAAGaatctctcctttctcctgcctgaagGACAGACATGATTTCGGATTCCCCCAGGAGGAGTTTGATGGCAACCAGTTCCAGAAGACTCAAGCCATCTCTGTCCTCCATGAGATGATCCAGCAGACCTTCAATCTCTTCAGCACAGAGGACTCATCTGCTGCTTGGGAACAGAGCCTCCTAGAAAAATTCTACATTGAACTTTTCCAGCAACTGAATGACCTGGAAGCCTGTGTGATACAGGAGGTTGGGGTGGAAGAGACTCCCTTGATGAATGAGGACTCTATCCTGGCTGtgaggaaatactttcaaagaatCACTCTTTATCTGATGGAGAAGAAATACAGcccttgtgcctgggaggttgtCAGAGCAGAAATCATGAGATCCTTCTCTTTTTCAACAAACTTGAAAAAGGGATTAAGGAGGAAGGATTGA
- the LOC100970300 gene encoding interferon alpha-17-like, protein MALSFSLLMAMLVLSYKSICSLGCDLPQTHNLGNRRALILLAQMRRISPFSCLKDRHDFGLPQEEFDGNQFQKAQAISVLHEMIQQTFNLFSTEDSSAAWEQSLLEKFSTELYQQLNNLEACVIQEVGVEETPLMNEDSILAVKKYFQRITLYLTEKKYSPCAWEVVRAEIMRSLSFSTNLQKRLRRKD, encoded by the coding sequence ATGGCCCTGTCCTTTTCTTTACTGATGGCCATGCTGGTGCTCAGCTACAAATCCATCTGTTCTCTaggctgtgatctgcctcagaCCCACAACCTGGGTAATAGGAGGGCCTTGATACTCCTGGCACAAATGCGAAGaatctctcctttctcctgcctgaagGACAGACATGACTTTGGACTTCCCCAGGAGGAGTTTGATGGCAACCAGTTCCAGAAGGCTCAAGCCATCTCTGTCCTCCATGAGATGATCCAGCAGACCTTCAATCTCTTCAGCACAGAGGACTCATCTGCTGCTTGGGAACAGAGCCTCCTAGAAAAATTTTCCACTGAACTTTACCAGCAACTGAATAACCTGGAAGCATGTGTGATACAGGAGGTTGGGGTGGAAGAGACTCCCCTGATGAATGAGGACTCCATCCTGGCTGTGAAGAAATACTTCCAAAGAATCACTCTTTATCTAACAGAGAAGAAATACAGcccttgtgcctgggaggttgtCAGAGCAGAAATCATGAGATCCCTCTCGTTTTCAACAAACTTGCAAAAAAGATTAAGGAGGAAGGATTGA
- the LOC100969624 gene encoding interferon alpha-16: protein MALSFSLLMAMLVLSYKSICSLGCDLPQTHSLGNRRALILLAQMGRISPFSCLKDRHDFGFPQEEFDGNQFQKAQAISVFHEMIQQTFNLFSTKDSSAAWDETLLDKFYIELFQQLNDLEACVIQEVGVEETPLMNEDSILAVRKYFQRITLYLMEKKYSPCAWEVVRAEIMRSFSFSTNLQKRLRRKD, encoded by the coding sequence ATGGCCCTGTCCTTTTCTTTACTGATGGCCATGCTGGTGCTCAGCTACAAATCCATCTGTTCTCTgggctgtgatctgcctcagaCTCACAGCCTGGGTAATAGGAGGGCCTTGATACTCCTGGCACAAATGGGAAGaatctctcctttctcctgcctgaagGACAGACATGACTTTGGATTCCCCCAGGAGGAGTTTGATGGCAACCAGTTCCAGAAGGCTCAAGCCATCTCTGTCTTCCATGAGATGATCCAGCAGACCTTCAATCTCTTCAGCACAAAGGACTCATCTGCTGCTTGGGATGAGACCCTCCTAGACAAATTCTACATTGAACTTTTCCAGCAACTGAATGACCTAGAAGCATGTGTGATACAGGAGGTTGGGGTGGAAGAGACTCCCCTGATGAATGAGGACTCCATCCTGGCTgtgaggaaatacttccaaagaaTCACTCTTTATCTGATGGAGAAGAAATACAGcccttgtgcctgggaggttgtCAGAGCAGAAATCATGAGATCCTTCTCTTTTTCAACAAACTTGCAAAAAAGATTAAGGAGGAAGGATTGA